The genomic DNA AAGACAATCACGGCGTGGTCGGCCGTCGTTGTAAGGTTAATGCATTTATACGGCGCCGCGCCAGCCCAATCCCGCCACCGTGTTGTCGCGCGGCCGGTATTCGCAGCCGACCCAGCCGTCGTAACCGAGTTGGTCGAGCAGGCGCAGCAGCGATGGGTAGTCGATCTGGCCCGTGCCGGGCTCGTGCCGTCCCGGGGCATCGGCCAGCTGGACGTGACGGATCGACGGCAAGCAGGCGCGCAGGCTGTCCTCCAGCGGCTCCTCCATCCGGTGCATGTGATAGATGTCGTATTGGAGATACACGTTGGGCCGGGCACAGGCGGCGATGATGTCGAGCGCGTCGGCGCTGCGCTGCAGGAAGTAGCCGGGCATGTCGAAACCGTTGATCGGCTCGATCAGCACACCGATGCCGTGCGGCGCGAACAGCTCGGCCGCGTACTGCAGGTTGACGATGTAGGCCTCGCGCGCGCGCCGCGACGGCAGGCCGGGCGGCAGGATCCCGGCCATGCAATGCACGTACGGCACGTTCAGCCGGGTGGCATAGCGCAGCGCCATCTGCACGCTGGCGCGAAATTCGCTCATGCGGCGCGGATCGCAGGCGTTGCCGCGATCGCCGCGCTCCCAGTCGCCCGGCGGCAGGTTGTGCAGGGCCAGTTGCAGGCCGTTCTCTTCCAGCCGGCGCGCGATGTCGTCGGGATCGTATTCGTAGGGGAACAGGAATTCGACACCCTCGAAGCCGGCGTCGCGGGCGGCGGCAAAACGGTCGAGGAAGCTGTGCTCGGTAAACAGCATGGACAGATTGGCGGCAAAGCGGGGCATGGCGACTTCCAGGAGCAGAAAGTTGTCATACTATCAGTTTAAAGACGGGCCGGGCACTGACAGTATGAGCAGGGCTCATATTCGACAGGACAAAAAAAACCACCGCACGGCGGTGGTTCAACTCGACCGCCGCGCAAGCGACGAATCAAGGGGTAAGTCGAAGCATCGTTCAGCGGCCGCGGCCGCCGCCCGTGCGGGCCTGGGCGGGCGCGCCGGAACGCTGGCCGCCACCGCTGCGCGCGGCGGTGCCGCCGCTGCGACCGCCGCCACCGGCGCCGGAACGCTGGCCGCCGCCGTTACCGGCCGCGGCGCGAGGCTGGGCGTTGCCGCCGCCGGGCTTGCCGCGACCGCCGCCGCCGTTGCCGCCGCCTGGGCGGGGATTGCGGTGGTGGCCGGTGCCGCTGCGCAGCTGGATCGGCTGGGCGCGCGCGTTCGGATCCGGCTCGAAGCCCGGGATCACTTCACGCGGCAGCGTTTGCTTGATGAGCTTCTCGATGTCCTTCAGCATGTCGTGCTCGTCCACGCAGACCAGCGACACCGCCTCGCCCGTGGCGCCAGCGCGGCCGGTGCGGCCGATCCGGTGCACGTAGTCTTCCGGCACGTTCGGCAGGTCGTAGTTGACCACGTGCGGCAGCTGGTCGATATCGATGCCGCGCGCGGCGATGTCGGTCGCGACCAGCACCTGCAGCGTGCCGTCCTTGAACTCGCTCAGCGCACGCGTGCGGGCCGACTGGCTCTTGTTGCCGTGGATCGCCATCGCGCCGATGCCGTCCGCGCCCAGCTGTTCGACCAGCTTATTGGCGCCGTGCTTGGTGCGGGTGAACACCAGCACCTGGGTCCACTTGTGCGTGCGGATCAGGTGCGACAGCATCGGGTGCTTCTTGTCGCGGTCGACCGGGTGGATCTTCTGGGCGATGATCTCGACGGTGGAATTGCGGCGCGCCACTTCGATCGTGGCAGGATTGTTCAGCAGGCCGTCGGCCAGCGCCTTGATCTCGTCGGAGAACGTGGCCGAGAATAGCAGGTTCTGGCGCTTCGGCGGCAGGGCGGCCAGCACCTTGCGGATGTCGCGGATGAAGCCCATGTCCAGCATGCGGTCGGCTTCGTCCAGGATCAGGATCTCGACCTTGTCGAGGTTGACCGTGCCTTGCTGCATATGGTCCAGCAGGCGGCCCGGGGTGGCGACCAGGATGTCGACGCCATGCTTGAGCAGCTTGATCTGGGGATTGATGCTGACGCCGCCGAAGATCACGGCGGAATTGAGCTTCGTGTATTTGCCGTACACCTTGACGCTTTCCTCGACCTGGGCCGCCAGTTCGCGGGTAGGCGTCAGGATCAGGGCGCGGATGGGACGGGGCGACGTGTTGTTGGTCAGCTTCGCGCCGAAGGCGTCGGTGGACAGGCGGTGCAGCACGGGCAGCGTGAAGCCGGCCGTCTTGCCGGTGCCGGTCTGCGCGCCGGCCAGCAGGTCGCCGCCGTTCAGCACGGCTGGAACAGCCTGGCTCTGGATCGGCGTGGGCGCCGTGTAGCCCGTTTCGGTAACGGCACGCACGATCGCGTCGGACAAGCCAAGTTGAGAGAAGGACATAGGTACTCGATTAGTGATCCCTGTCGATTCTGACAGGTGAGAAAGATTGCATCCGGGCGGAATTTCCGCACAGATAGTATAGCAGCGATTCTCAACGCTAATTTCGCACTGGAAATAAAAAAAGGAGGCTTTCGCCTCCTTTTTTGTAACAATGTCACAGATTGTTAGCAGATCGCTATCAGTTCGACGACGTTCAAGCGAATTCGGCCAGCAGCGGGACCATCTGGCCGAACACGCGCGGGCTGGCCGCGATGATGTGGCCGGTAGCCATATAGTTCGATTCGCCGTTGAACTCGCCGGCGATGCCGCCCGCTTCCGTCACCAGCAGGGAACCGGCTGCGATGTCCCATGGCTGCAGGTTCTTTTCATAGAAGCCGTCCAGGCGGCCGCAGGCGACGTAGGCCAGGTCCAGCGCGGCCGAACCGGCGCGGCGCACGCCGTGGCAACGCTCGGCCATGATGCCGTACATCTTCAGGTATTCGTCCAGCGCCTTCGGGCTGCCGTTCTTGTAGCCCGTGCCCAGCAGGGCGCCGCTGATACGGTCCTGCTTGCGCACGCGGATACGCTTCTCGTTCAGGTAGGCGCCGGCGCCTTTCTCGGCGGTAAACAGGTCGTTGGCGACCGGGTCGTAGACCAGGCCCAGCGTGATGACGCCGCGCTGCTGCAGCGCGATCGACACCGCATATTGTGGGAAGCCGTGCATGAAGTTGGTGGTGCCGTCCAGCGGGTCGATGACCCACACGAATTCACTCTCGTCGTTCACGTTGCCCGTGGTGCCGGATTCCTCGCACAGGAAGGCATGGTCGGGATAAGCTTTTTGCAAGACTTCGATGATGGCCTGCTCGGCGGCCTGGTCGACGTCCGTCACGAAGTCGTTGTGTTGTTTTTCGGTGACAGTGACCCGGTCCAGGTCGAACGATGCGCGGTTGATGACGGCGGCGCCGCGACGGGCGGCCTTGACGGCCGTGTTGAGCATTGGATGCATTGCAATTCCCCAAATGGAAGCGCGACCCTGGCCCGCCGCACTTCGTGCGGCAGCGAGAGGATCGGCAAGCTGTGAACAAGAATGAATTAAAGAGCGGCCGCGAGGC from Pseudoduganella armeniaca includes the following:
- the otnI gene encoding 2-oxo-tetronate isomerase; protein product: MPRFAANLSMLFTEHSFLDRFAAARDAGFEGVEFLFPYEYDPDDIARRLEENGLQLALHNLPPGDWERGDRGNACDPRRMSEFRASVQMALRYATRLNVPYVHCMAGILPPGLPSRRAREAYIVNLQYAAELFAPHGIGVLIEPINGFDMPGYFLQRSADALDIIAACARPNVYLQYDIYHMHRMEEPLEDSLRACLPSIRHVQLADAPGRHEPGTGQIDYPSLLRLLDQLGYDGWVGCEYRPRDNTVAGLGWRGAV
- a CDS encoding DEAD/DEAH box helicase, which translates into the protein MSFSQLGLSDAIVRAVTETGYTAPTPIQSQAVPAVLNGGDLLAGAQTGTGKTAGFTLPVLHRLSTDAFGAKLTNNTSPRPIRALILTPTRELAAQVEESVKVYGKYTKLNSAVIFGGVSINPQIKLLKHGVDILVATPGRLLDHMQQGTVNLDKVEILILDEADRMLDMGFIRDIRKVLAALPPKRQNLLFSATFSDEIKALADGLLNNPATIEVARRNSTVEIIAQKIHPVDRDKKHPMLSHLIRTHKWTQVLVFTRTKHGANKLVEQLGADGIGAMAIHGNKSQSARTRALSEFKDGTLQVLVATDIAARGIDIDQLPHVVNYDLPNVPEDYVHRIGRTGRAGATGEAVSLVCVDEHDMLKDIEKLIKQTLPREVIPGFEPDPNARAQPIQLRSGTGHHRNPRPGGGNGGGGRGKPGGGNAQPRAAAGNGGGQRSGAGGGGRSGGTAARSGGGQRSGAPAQARTGGGRGR
- a CDS encoding inositol monophosphatase family protein, translating into MLNTAVKAARRGAAVINRASFDLDRVTVTEKQHNDFVTDVDQAAEQAIIEVLQKAYPDHAFLCEESGTTGNVNDESEFVWVIDPLDGTTNFMHGFPQYAVSIALQQRGVITLGLVYDPVANDLFTAEKGAGAYLNEKRIRVRKQDRISGALLGTGYKNGSPKALDEYLKMYGIMAERCHGVRRAGSAALDLAYVACGRLDGFYEKNLQPWDIAAGSLLVTEAGGIAGEFNGESNYMATGHIIAASPRVFGQMVPLLAEFA